A stretch of the Aegilops tauschii subsp. strangulata cultivar AL8/78 chromosome 4, Aet v6.0, whole genome shotgun sequence genome encodes the following:
- the LOC141021786 gene encoding uncharacterized protein has translation MEETESVNDYAMRLTTLVGEIRAPGAKLEETEIVEKFFSSVTDKFTYIISTLEQLYDIDDMTITEAIGRLRTWEENSCGCRKGKGGGGDQLMYSRADWRPQVAKEGMTVVKAQATRSAADKPKKAKEKADHKVVDFPEPNKREIKANLAKQEDERPGLLMAEVCDLVEPNKREIKANLVKQEDECPGLLMAEVCDLVQTVVVKPSRKVLLHEKKVIPKLSGNQNVSWYLDTGASNHMTGCKEKFLELQYDVQGSVKFGDGSNVEICGQGSVLFEGLTGEHRILTRVYYIPRLHNNIISVGKLDENGCKVDIENGVMTIFDDL, from the exons ATGGAGGAAACTGAATCGGTGAACGACTATGCCATGCGTCTGACTACATTGGTGGGAGAGATCCGCGCGCCTGGTGCAAAGCTCGAAGAGACCGAGATTGTGGAGAAGTTTTTCAGTTCGGTGACTGATAAATTCACGTACATCATCAGCACGCTCGAGCAGCTTTACGACATCGATGACATGACCATAACAGAGGCGATCGGACGCTTGCGGACATGGGAAGAGAATTCTTGTGGCTGTCGGAAAGGCAAAGGAGGAGGTGGTGACCAACTCATGTACTCGCGCGCAGATTGGAGGCCCCAAGTAGCAAAGGAAGGCATGACGGTGGTGAAGGCTCAAGCAACGCGAAGTGCGGCGGACAAACCGAAGAAGGCAAAGGAAAAGGCAGACCACAAGGTCGTG GATTTTCCGGAGCCTAACAAGAGGGAGATCAAGGCAAATTTGGCGAAGCAGGAAGACGAACGTCCAGGTCTTCTGATGGCCGAAGTTTGTGATCTCGTGGAGCCTAACAAGCGGGAGATCAAGGCAAATTTGGTGAAGCAGGAAGACGAATGTCCAGGTCTTCTGATGGCCGAAGTTTGTGATCTCGTCCAAACGGTGGTTGTGAAACCAAGCCGGAAGGTGCTACTTCATGAGAAGAAAGTAATACCGAAGTTATCCGGAAACCAGAACGTGTCATGGTATCTAGACACGGGTGCCAGTAACCACATGACGGGGTGCAAGGAGAAGTTCCTCGAGCTGCAATATGATGTTCAAGGCTCGGTCAAGTTCGGTGATGGTTCAAATGTGGAGATTTGCGGGCAAGGTTCTGTCCTCTTCGAAGGTCTCACAGGAGAACATCGCATACTCACCAGAGTGTACTACATCCCACGGCTTCACAACAACATCATCTCTGTCGGGAAACTTGACGAGAATGGATGCAAGGTGGATATTGAGAATGGAGTGATGACGATCTTCGACGACCTCTGA